A single genomic interval of Sphingopyxis sp. CCNWLW2 harbors:
- a CDS encoding NAD(P)-binding domain-containing protein has translation MPFDPAVFADALAALPRLPFDTAALAYALPALPIWLSYWARHRAIERKSHTILEDARDAGLTEPNSLHPVIDTAKCIGCSACVLACPEGDVLGLLEGKATLIDPTRCIGHGACQQACPADALSLVFGTATRGIDIPFVSPDFETNVPGIYLAGEIGGMGLIRNAVKQGTEAVDAIAAANEADDADDMLDLMIVGAGPAGIAASLRAMELGLRFETVEQDSLGGTVAHFPRNKLIMTAPVKLPLFGELRFREIRKEALLGIWQDVIERTGLHIRCNERVVDVTPGNRGFTVRTAHGVYRARRVLLAIGRRGTPRKLGVPGEERSKVVYRLTDPAQYAGRRVLVVGGGDSAIEAAVALAEQPGTEVALSYRREAFSRTRRQNRDAIAAAVAAGRVTLYLQSSMEEVRHGAIALRHHAELLDLPNDDVIICAGGELSTAFLQSMGIRVERRFGTAGPGVTIDPANAAKEANLQAA, from the coding sequence ATGCCCTTTGACCCGGCGGTTTTCGCCGACGCCCTCGCGGCGTTACCAAGACTGCCGTTTGACACGGCGGCGCTCGCCTACGCGCTCCCGGCATTGCCCATCTGGCTGAGCTATTGGGCGCGGCACCGCGCCATCGAGCGCAAAAGTCACACCATATTGGAAGATGCGCGCGACGCCGGGCTGACCGAGCCCAATTCGCTCCACCCCGTCATCGACACCGCCAAATGCATCGGCTGCTCGGCATGTGTGCTGGCGTGCCCCGAAGGCGACGTGCTCGGCCTCTTGGAAGGGAAAGCCACGCTCATCGACCCGACCCGCTGCATCGGGCACGGCGCCTGTCAGCAGGCATGCCCGGCCGACGCACTGTCGCTGGTCTTCGGCACGGCCACGCGCGGCATCGACATCCCGTTCGTCAGCCCCGATTTCGAAACCAATGTCCCCGGTATCTATCTCGCCGGCGAGATCGGCGGCATGGGGCTGATCCGCAACGCCGTGAAGCAGGGGACCGAGGCTGTCGACGCGATCGCCGCCGCGAACGAAGCCGATGATGCGGACGACATGCTCGACCTGATGATCGTCGGCGCGGGCCCGGCGGGTATTGCCGCCAGCCTGCGGGCGATGGAACTCGGCCTGCGTTTCGAAACGGTCGAGCAAGATAGTCTGGGCGGAACCGTAGCGCATTTCCCGCGCAACAAGCTGATTATGACCGCACCGGTAAAACTGCCGCTCTTCGGGGAACTCCGCTTCCGCGAAATCCGCAAGGAAGCGTTGCTGGGGATATGGCAGGATGTCATCGAGCGGACCGGGCTGCATATCCGTTGCAACGAAAGAGTGGTGGATGTCACGCCCGGCAACCGGGGCTTTACGGTCAGAACAGCGCACGGCGTGTATCGCGCCCGGCGGGTGCTGCTGGCGATCGGCCGGCGCGGAACCCCGCGCAAGCTGGGCGTGCCGGGCGAGGAGCGGAGCAAGGTCGTCTATCGCCTGACCGACCCGGCGCAATATGCTGGCCGGCGCGTGCTGGTCGTCGGCGGGGGCGACAGCGCGATCGAGGCCGCTGTCGCGCTGGCCGAGCAGCCAGGCACCGAGGTCGCCCTTTCCTATCGGCGGGAGGCTTTTAGCCGGACGCGAAGGCAGAATCGCGACGCGATCGCCGCCGCCGTGGCAGCGGGCCGTGTCACGCTCTATCTGCAATCGTCCATGGAGGAGGTGCGACATGGCGCCATCGCGCTCCGGCATCACGCCGAACTGCTCGACCTGCCGAACGACGATGTCATCATTTGCGCTGGCGGCGAGTTGTCCACCGCCTTCCTGCAATCGATGGGCATTCGCGTGGAGCGCAGGTTCGGTACGGCCGGTCCCGGCGTCACGATCGATCCGGCAAATGCGGCCAAGGAGGCAAATCTGCAAGCCGCCTGA
- a CDS encoding cytochrome C, whose translation MSRTSVLVGALVLLAMIGGLLALRPTLERLVSPGPLRPAHAKIEARCGACHYSFTPSAENGKCKACHAGVANDVRLRTGFHGRTPSAAKQQCRACHLEHQGAVQFAANLKGTGFDHGKTDFPIHGKHRGVACANCHKSGMKFRAAPAACVACHVKDDVHQTRFGKNCASCHSESGWKIIHKFDHAATGFQLVGAHQTTACADCHVANRFAGTPKQCVACHLADDVHEGRNGTDCASCHTPLSWKGALFDHGRTRFPLVGQHRTVPCTACHGARNERLRPPMQCAACHRKDDVHKGVNGSNCATCHSPASWKGAFFDHNKATRFPLLGAHKRVRCATCHVKPVHSFKPSRECAGCHVRQDPHQGKLGRNCAACHSQDRWRPAPGFHHAATRFPLTGAHSRVACADCHRNMQYRAAGVTCASCHADIAHKGRFGTPARCETCHTTARWTGARFNHDRTGFSLTGRHARLACNSCHTRPAATARLPVGCYGCHKADDHHEGRFGTKCETCHVGGDSFKTVRVPANARRHPDFDGRHLR comes from the coding sequence ATGTCGCGGACCTCGGTCCTTGTCGGCGCGCTCGTGCTGCTGGCGATGATCGGGGGACTGCTCGCGTTGCGCCCGACGCTGGAGCGGCTGGTCAGTCCCGGCCCGCTGCGCCCCGCGCATGCGAAGATCGAGGCGCGCTGCGGCGCCTGCCATTATTCCTTCACCCCGTCGGCCGAGAATGGCAAGTGCAAGGCTTGCCATGCGGGCGTCGCCAACGATGTTCGCCTGCGCACCGGCTTTCACGGTCGCACGCCATCGGCCGCGAAACAGCAATGCCGTGCCTGCCATCTCGAGCATCAGGGCGCCGTCCAGTTCGCCGCGAACCTTAAGGGCACCGGCTTCGACCATGGCAAGACCGATTTTCCCATCCACGGCAAGCATCGCGGTGTCGCCTGCGCGAACTGCCACAAGTCCGGAATGAAGTTTCGTGCCGCGCCCGCCGCCTGCGTTGCCTGCCATGTCAAAGACGACGTTCATCAAACCCGTTTCGGCAAGAATTGCGCCAGCTGCCACAGCGAAAGCGGCTGGAAGATCATCCATAAGTTCGATCACGCGGCGACCGGTTTTCAATTGGTCGGCGCGCATCAGACGACCGCTTGCGCCGATTGCCATGTCGCCAATCGCTTCGCCGGAACGCCGAAACAATGCGTCGCCTGCCATCTGGCGGACGATGTCCACGAGGGGCGCAACGGCACCGACTGTGCCAGCTGCCACACCCCGCTGAGCTGGAAAGGCGCCCTGTTCGACCATGGACGGACGCGTTTTCCGCTCGTCGGCCAGCATCGCACGGTCCCCTGCACCGCCTGCCACGGCGCCCGGAACGAGCGGCTGCGTCCGCCGATGCAGTGCGCCGCCTGTCACCGCAAAGACGATGTCCATAAGGGCGTCAACGGCAGCAACTGCGCGACCTGCCACTCGCCAGCGAGCTGGAAAGGCGCGTTTTTCGATCACAACAAGGCGACGCGTTTTCCGCTGCTCGGGGCGCACAAGCGGGTGCGCTGCGCCACCTGCCACGTCAAACCCGTGCACAGCTTCAAACCATCGCGCGAATGCGCCGGGTGCCATGTCCGCCAGGATCCCCATCAGGGCAAGCTGGGACGAAATTGCGCGGCGTGCCACTCGCAGGACCGCTGGCGGCCGGCGCCGGGCTTTCATCATGCTGCGACGCGCTTTCCGCTGACCGGCGCCCACAGCCGCGTCGCGTGCGCCGATTGTCACCGGAATATGCAATATCGCGCCGCAGGTGTCACATGCGCCAGTTGCCACGCCGACATCGCGCACAAGGGCCGGTTCGGCACGCCAGCGAGGTGCGAGACATGCCACACGACCGCGCGCTGGACCGGCGCGCGGTTTAACCATGATCGCACGGGTTTTTCGCTGACCGGCCGCCATGCCCGGCTCGCCTGCAACAGCTGCCACACCAGGCCGGCGGCGACCGCGCGGCTGCCGGTGGGCTGTTACGGCTGCCACAAGGCCGACGATCATCACGAAGGCCGTTTCGGCACGAAATGCGAAACCTGCCATGTCGGGGGCGACAGCTTCAAGACGGTGCGCGTCCCCGCGAACGCGCGCCGCCATCCGGATTTCGACGGGAGGCACCTGCGATGA
- a CDS encoding tetratricopeptide repeat protein: MSAHAAFEALLKIALALLLLFWASHAGAERGSDKVLADASAAGTIDCPTVTIHFTGPIRYSGAAPTDQGMDVRLRVEMVQRGARPDRDFLPVPDGTPLVRSIVYEADAVGGPVLTIGFRTLTRFEIALGHDSQSLVLSLRNIALQGGCPVEPAADGAVAPLDDDELRRLQMVAEEAVAAGQYEAAGAALDRILGQGDTDYAPRALELSGMIHERRGERGPARLRYEEYLRRFTGSPGADRVGQRLAALGRDGGGEPARPSVDGREWRTTFSGGLSQFYSRDTSRNVFVDARRPDPIEEIDRRVNIDQLLTAIDINMAATNGETRFSARAAGSYTLDWRPVTLVGSSRSSGDDTQRIAALYVDVQHYRLGLSARIGRQSLFGSGVFGRFDGIRAGWEIDPSWTLHAQAGRPVFSTRTDRIERDRRFYGFTLGYAPRDKPFELNAYWFDQKSGGLTDRQAVGVEARYSTPGVALWGLVDFDVGFGKLSHAFLNATVPLRGGGSLGVQFDQQYYPQLSLSNSVIGQSVHRLGELKQLFTRQMLEQWARDRSARTRSLSVVYTQPLTPKWQANLDLILSRTGSIPASGGVDAVAVSGTEIYLGAQMTGNGIVRKGDTLIFGLRHARTARFNIISFDSAARFPVGRVSVEPRFRFARRTDRFGPGHQNAYRPSLRVTYAASTKVALDAEIGFTFLDQRWSDAAFVGKSEERATILNLGYRVSF, from the coding sequence ATGAGCGCGCATGCCGCCTTTGAAGCCTTGCTCAAGATCGCGCTCGCGCTGTTACTGCTGTTTTGGGCGAGCCATGCCGGGGCAGAGCGCGGCAGCGACAAGGTGTTGGCCGACGCAAGCGCGGCGGGCACCATCGACTGCCCGACCGTGACGATCCATTTCACGGGCCCGATCCGTTACAGCGGCGCGGCCCCGACCGACCAGGGAATGGACGTGCGGTTGCGGGTCGAGATGGTGCAGCGCGGCGCGCGTCCCGATCGCGATTTCCTGCCCGTGCCCGATGGCACGCCGCTGGTCCGTTCGATCGTCTATGAAGCCGACGCCGTCGGCGGGCCGGTGCTGACGATCGGTTTTCGCACGCTCACCCGCTTCGAAATCGCCCTGGGGCATGACTCGCAAAGCCTTGTGCTGTCGCTGCGCAACATCGCCCTTCAAGGCGGCTGCCCGGTCGAACCGGCTGCGGACGGCGCTGTTGCGCCGCTGGACGACGACGAATTGCGCCGTCTCCAGATGGTGGCCGAAGAGGCGGTGGCGGCGGGTCAATATGAAGCGGCCGGCGCCGCGCTCGACCGCATCCTTGGCCAAGGCGACACCGATTATGCACCGCGCGCGCTGGAACTCAGCGGCATGATCCACGAACGTCGCGGCGAACGCGGGCCGGCGCGGCTGCGCTATGAGGAATATCTGCGGCGTTTTACGGGCTCGCCGGGCGCCGATCGGGTCGGGCAGCGGCTGGCGGCGCTGGGCCGGGACGGCGGGGGCGAGCCCGCACGGCCGAGCGTGGACGGGCGCGAATGGCGCACCACCTTCTCGGGCGGTCTTTCGCAATTTTATTCGCGCGATACCAGCCGCAATGTTTTCGTCGATGCGCGCCGGCCCGATCCGATCGAGGAGATCGACCGGCGCGTCAACATCGACCAGTTGCTGACCGCGATCGACATCAACATGGCGGCGACCAACGGCGAGACCCGGTTCAGCGCGCGCGCCGCCGGCAGCTATACGCTCGATTGGCGGCCGGTCACGCTTGTCGGCTCCTCGCGCAGTTCGGGCGACGACACCCAGCGCATCGCCGCGCTGTACGTCGATGTCCAGCATTATCGCCTTGGCCTTTCGGCGCGGATCGGGCGGCAGTCGCTGTTCGGTTCGGGCGTGTTCGGCCGGTTCGACGGCATCCGTGCGGGATGGGAGATCGATCCGTCGTGGACGCTCCACGCGCAGGCGGGGCGCCCGGTCTTTTCGACCCGCACCGACCGGATCGAGCGGGACCGACGTTTCTACGGTTTCACGCTGGGCTATGCGCCGCGCGACAAGCCGTTCGAGCTCAATGCTTATTGGTTCGATCAAAAAAGCGGCGGGCTGACCGACCGACAGGCGGTCGGCGTTGAGGCGCGCTATAGCACGCCGGGGGTCGCTTTGTGGGGGCTGGTCGACTTCGACGTCGGCTTTGGCAAGCTCAGCCATGCCTTCCTGAACGCCACCGTGCCGCTGCGGGGCGGCGGCAGTCTGGGCGTGCAGTTCGACCAGCAATATTATCCCCAACTCTCGCTCAGCAACAGCGTGATCGGCCAGTCGGTGCACCGCCTCGGCGAGCTCAAGCAGCTGTTCACGCGCCAGATGCTGGAACAATGGGCGCGCGATCGATCGGCACGAACGCGCAGCCTGTCGGTGGTTTATACCCAGCCGCTGACACCCAAATGGCAGGCCAATCTCGACCTCATCCTGTCGCGTACCGGCAGCATCCCGGCATCGGGCGGGGTCGATGCGGTCGCGGTCAGCGGCACCGAAATTTATCTGGGCGCGCAGATGACGGGCAACGGCATCGTCAGGAAAGGCGACACGCTCATCTTTGGGCTGCGCCATGCGCGGACGGCCCGTTTCAACATCATTTCGTTCGATTCGGCGGCGCGCTTCCCCGTGGGGCGGGTCAGCGTCGAGCCGCGATTCCGCTTCGCGCGGCGCACCGATCGCTTTGGCCCGGGCCACCAAAATGCCTATCGCCCCAGCCTGCGCGTCACTTACGCCGCGTCGACGAAGGTGGCGCTGGACGCCGAAATCGGCTTCACCTTCCTCGACCAGCGATGGTCCGACGCGGCGTTCGTCGGCAAAAGCGAAGAGCGCGCGACGATCTTGAACCTTGGCTATCGTGTTTCGTTCTAG
- a CDS encoding CoA transferase, whose translation MYDLLAGLSVIEASSFVASPTAGLYCAQMGAEVIRVDQIGGGPDFRRWPVTDANDSLYWENLNRAKKSVALDLARPEGRELLQALVRATGQFVTNFPVGGFLSHDALAEGRPDLITIRVMGWADGSPALDYTVNNSVGYPMLTGAGPEPVNHVLPAWDLLTGAYAAFALLAAIQRRSVTGEGGEVRLPLSDVAIGTVANLGGVAEMLYSGANRPRLGNAVYGLFGRDFVTADGQRTMIVVVTPRQWANLVAALGLNEAIAAIEVARGVSFATDDGLRFTHRDALYPLFEAAIASRDHADLAAAFDAGGIVHSPYRTMHDAVQDPALVGDNPIFGHADNPSGFAYPAAGAFATLPQQERQPPRAAPRNGQHSEEILSERLSLSSGELARLIDAGIVGIA comes from the coding sequence ATGTACGACCTGCTGGCCGGCCTGTCGGTGATCGAAGCTTCGTCCTTTGTCGCCTCTCCGACCGCCGGGCTTTATTGCGCGCAAATGGGCGCCGAGGTGATCCGCGTCGATCAGATCGGCGGCGGCCCCGATTTTCGCCGCTGGCCGGTGACCGACGCCAATGATTCGCTCTATTGGGAAAATCTGAACCGCGCGAAAAAGTCGGTCGCGCTCGATCTGGCGCGGCCCGAGGGGCGTGAATTGCTCCAGGCGCTGGTGCGCGCGACGGGGCAGTTCGTCACCAATTTTCCGGTCGGGGGCTTCCTGTCGCACGATGCGCTGGCCGAAGGGCGGCCCGACCTCATCACCATCCGCGTGATGGGCTGGGCCGACGGGTCGCCCGCGCTCGACTATACGGTGAACAACAGCGTCGGTTATCCGATGCTGACCGGCGCGGGCCCCGAACCGGTCAATCATGTGCTGCCGGCGTGGGATCTGCTGACGGGCGCCTATGCCGCCTTTGCGCTGCTCGCGGCGATCCAGCGGCGCAGCGTGACCGGCGAGGGCGGCGAGGTGCGCCTGCCGCTGTCCGACGTCGCGATCGGGACCGTCGCCAATCTCGGCGGGGTCGCCGAAATGCTCTATTCGGGTGCGAACCGCCCGCGCCTCGGCAACGCCGTTTACGGCCTGTTCGGGCGCGATTTTGTCACGGCGGACGGCCAGCGAACGATGATTGTCGTGGTCACGCCGCGCCAATGGGCCAATCTGGTCGCCGCCCTAGGGCTCAATGAGGCGATCGCGGCAATTGAAGTCGCGCGCGGCGTGTCGTTCGCGACCGACGACGGGTTGCGTTTCACGCATCGCGATGCGCTCTATCCGCTGTTCGAGGCGGCTATCGCAAGCCGCGATCATGCCGATCTCGCCGCCGCCTTCGACGCGGGCGGCATCGTTCATTCGCCTTACCGCACGATGCACGACGCGGTGCAGGACCCGGCGCTGGTCGGCGACAATCCGATCTTCGGGCACGCCGACAATCCTAGCGGATTCGCCTATCCCGCGGCGGGCGCCTTTGCGACATTGCCGCAGCAGGAACGCCAGCCGCCGCGTGCCGCGCCGCGCAACGGGCAGCATAGCGAGGAAATCCTGAGCGAGCGCCTGTCGCTTTCCTCGGGCGAGCTTGCCCGGCTGATCGATGCCGGTATCGTCGGTATCGCCTGA
- a CDS encoding acetyl-CoA C-acetyltransferase, with product MTLRRAAIVAPIRTAVGKFGGSLSSMTAGELGAVILKALVERTKIDPARVDDVVFSQGYGNGEAPSIGHWSWLAAGLPLEVPGYQLDRRCGSGLQAVINAAMMVQTGMSDVVVAGGVESMSNVEHYSTDIRKGVRAGNLTLHDRLTRGRLMSQPVERFGVISGMIETAENLAKDYDVGREACDAYAVRSHQRAAAAWANGLFDDELVPVSVPQKKGDPIVFAHDEGYRADATLETLGKLRPLEGGVVTAGNASQQNDAAAACLVVAEDKLEELELEPIAWYHSSAAAGCDPSRMGIGPVPAVERLFARSGLGWDDIDLVELNEAFAPQVLAVLKGWGWSDDDSRNEILNVNGSGISLGHPIGATGGRILANLTRELVRRDGRYGLETMCIGGGQGIAAIFERAA from the coding sequence ATGACCCTGCGCCGCGCCGCCATCGTCGCCCCGATCCGCACCGCCGTCGGCAAGTTCGGGGGCAGCTTGTCCTCGATGACCGCGGGCGAATTGGGGGCGGTCATCCTGAAGGCGTTGGTCGAACGGACGAAGATCGATCCTGCGCGCGTCGACGACGTCGTTTTCAGCCAAGGTTACGGCAATGGCGAGGCGCCGAGCATCGGCCACTGGTCGTGGCTCGCCGCGGGGCTGCCGCTCGAAGTGCCGGGGTACCAGCTCGATCGCCGCTGCGGGTCGGGGCTGCAGGCGGTGATCAATGCCGCGATGATGGTCCAGACGGGGATGTCCGATGTCGTCGTCGCGGGCGGGGTCGAATCGATGTCGAACGTCGAACATTACAGCACCGACATCCGCAAGGGCGTGCGCGCGGGCAATTTGACTTTGCACGACCGGCTGACGCGCGGGCGGCTGATGTCGCAGCCGGTCGAGCGCTTCGGCGTCATTTCGGGCATGATCGAGACCGCCGAAAATCTGGCGAAGGATTATGATGTCGGCCGCGAGGCGTGCGACGCCTACGCCGTCCGCAGCCACCAGCGCGCCGCCGCGGCCTGGGCGAACGGGCTGTTCGACGATGAGCTGGTGCCGGTGTCGGTGCCGCAAAAGAAGGGCGATCCAATCGTCTTTGCGCACGACGAAGGCTACCGCGCCGACGCGACGCTGGAAACGCTCGGCAAGTTGCGCCCGCTCGAAGGCGGCGTCGTCACCGCGGGCAATGCGAGCCAGCAGAATGACGCCGCGGCGGCATGCCTTGTCGTCGCTGAGGACAAGCTCGAAGAACTCGAGCTTGAGCCGATTGCCTGGTATCACAGCTCGGCCGCCGCGGGCTGCGATCCGAGCCGGATGGGCATCGGGCCGGTGCCCGCGGTCGAGCGGCTGTTCGCACGCAGCGGGCTTGGCTGGGACGATATCGACCTTGTCGAACTCAACGAAGCCTTCGCTCCGCAGGTGCTTGCGGTGCTCAAGGGCTGGGGCTGGTCGGACGACGACAGCCGGAACGAGATCCTCAACGTCAACGGCTCGGGCATCTCGCTCGGCCACCCGATCGGCGCGACGGGTGGGCGCATCCTCGCGAACCTGACGCGCGAACTGGTGCGCCGCGACGGCCGTTACGGGCTCGAGACGATGTGCATCGGCGGCGGGCAGGGCATCGCCGCGATCTTCGAGCGCGCCGCCTGA
- a CDS encoding acyl-CoA dehydrogenase family protein, translated as MADLREVLTAAQAYRAAAEAGLAERLAQAPIDREQRAAHGFAWVATTVAALEAVLSWCESGRDSNLLDAKIATLAFAEGIGQLVGGLPMGQNEIFRPADLGLGAEARALADACADLLDADHAAVRADVAMALADGHWPSETLHDADLDSIRDQFRRFTDAEIVPHAHGWHLANALIPDDTVQAMADLGTFGVCIPEEFGGLGLSKLVMCIVTEELSRGWIGAGSLGTRSEIAGELIATGGTDAQKAEWLPRIASGAILPTAVFTEPDVGSDLGSLQTRARRDGDGWVIDGAKTWITHAARSDLMTLLARTVPDAKGYAGLSMLLVPKPRGSEAEPFPAAGMSGSEIEVLGYRGMREYALQFDAMTAPADALLGGEEGQGFKQLMRTFEGARIQTAARAVGVARRALELGLGYALNRKQFGKAIVNFPRVADKLAMSLVDFVAARELSYAAARAKDSGKRCDIEAGMAKLLAARAAWSNADASLQIHGGNGYALEYEISRVLCDARILNIFEGAAEIQAQVIARGLVGGRN; from the coding sequence ATGGCCGATTTGCGCGAGGTGCTGACGGCGGCGCAGGCCTATCGCGCCGCGGCCGAGGCGGGGCTTGCCGAACGGCTGGCGCAGGCGCCGATCGATCGCGAGCAGCGTGCAGCGCATGGCTTTGCGTGGGTCGCGACGACGGTGGCGGCGCTCGAAGCGGTCCTGAGCTGGTGCGAGTCCGGCCGGGACTCGAACCTGCTCGATGCCAAAATCGCCACGCTCGCCTTTGCCGAGGGGATCGGCCAGCTCGTCGGCGGGTTGCCGATGGGGCAGAATGAGATTTTCCGCCCGGCCGACCTCGGGCTGGGTGCCGAAGCGCGCGCGCTCGCCGATGCCTGTGCTGACCTGCTCGACGCCGACCATGCCGCGGTGCGCGCCGACGTCGCGATGGCGCTCGCCGACGGCCATTGGCCCAGCGAGACGTTGCACGACGCCGATCTCGATTCGATCCGCGACCAGTTCCGCCGCTTTACCGATGCCGAGATCGTTCCGCACGCGCACGGCTGGCATCTCGCGAACGCGCTGATCCCCGACGACACCGTGCAGGCGATGGCCGACCTCGGCACCTTTGGCGTATGCATACCCGAGGAGTTTGGCGGGCTCGGGCTTTCGAAGCTCGTGATGTGCATCGTCACCGAGGAATTGTCGCGCGGCTGGATCGGCGCGGGGTCGCTCGGCACGCGGTCGGAGATCGCGGGCGAGCTGATCGCGACGGGCGGCACCGACGCGCAAAAGGCCGAATGGCTGCCGCGGATCGCGAGCGGTGCGATATTGCCGACCGCGGTGTTCACCGAACCCGATGTCGGATCGGACCTCGGCTCGCTCCAGACGCGCGCGCGCCGCGACGGCGATGGGTGGGTGATCGACGGTGCGAAGACCTGGATCACCCATGCCGCGCGCTCGGACCTGATGACGCTGCTCGCGCGCACCGTGCCCGACGCGAAGGGCTATGCCGGGCTGTCGATGCTGCTCGTCCCCAAGCCGCGCGGGAGCGAGGCCGAACCTTTCCCCGCCGCCGGGATGAGCGGGAGCGAGATCGAGGTTCTCGGCTATCGCGGGATGCGCGAATATGCGCTGCAGTTCGACGCGATGACGGCGCCCGCCGATGCGCTGCTCGGCGGCGAGGAGGGGCAGGGGTTCAAGCAGCTCATGCGCACCTTCGAAGGCGCGCGTATCCAGACCGCCGCGCGCGCGGTCGGGGTCGCGCGGCGCGCGCTCGAGCTCGGGCTGGGCTATGCGCTGAACCGCAAGCAGTTCGGCAAGGCGATCGTCAACTTCCCGCGCGTCGCCGACAAGCTCGCGATGAGCCTTGTCGATTTCGTCGCCGCGCGGGAATTGAGCTATGCCGCGGCGCGCGCGAAGGACAGCGGCAAGCGCTGCGATATCGAGGCGGGCATGGCGAAGCTGCTCGCCGCGCGCGCCGCCTGGTCGAACGCCGACGCAAGCCTGCAGATCCACGGCGGCAACGGCTATGCGCTCGAATATGAGATCAGCCGCGTGCTCTGCGACGCGCGCATCCTCAATATCTTCGAGGGCGCGGCCGAGATTCAGGCGCAGGTGATCGCGCGCGGGCTGGTCGGCGGGCGCAACTAG
- a CDS encoding alginate lyase family protein, producing MIARRSLLLTALLAAPAAWGRPRVGALDIRAIERRRLLPQAAALLGAEPRTIAVIPAPRSPAGPRDYYSEGDYWWPDPANPGGAYVRRDGRSNPDKFDGHRDALIAFGRTVPALAALWDLTGKARFAEAAMHHLHAWFVNPTTRMNPNLDHAQAIIGVNSGRAIGVIDTLQIIEVARAAALFAKRDAPGYAAIRAGVEGWFADYLNWLTTSPFGTTERDEKNNHGSCWLLQAASFAALLGRDDVLRDARGRLQTVIIPAQIEPDGRQPLELARTKPYAYALFNLDVLASSAWLLGGSNLIGWKTPDGRSIGGAIAWMAPFIADKTKWPLPPDVEYWNGFPVRQPSLLFGGLAQKRSDWLDLWQRLNPDPVIGEVVRNFPVRQPLLWL from the coding sequence ATGATCGCACGCCGCTCCCTGCTCCTTACCGCACTGCTGGCAGCACCCGCAGCATGGGGGCGCCCGCGGGTCGGCGCACTCGACATCCGCGCGATCGAGCGCCGCCGCCTGCTTCCGCAAGCCGCGGCGCTGCTCGGTGCCGAACCGCGCACGATCGCCGTCATCCCCGCGCCGCGCAGCCCCGCGGGTCCGCGGGATTATTATTCGGAGGGCGATTATTGGTGGCCCGATCCGGCGAACCCCGGCGGCGCCTATGTGCGCCGCGACGGCCGCTCGAACCCCGACAAGTTCGACGGCCATCGCGACGCGCTGATCGCCTTCGGCCGCACCGTTCCGGCGCTCGCAGCCCTGTGGGACCTCACCGGCAAGGCGCGCTTTGCCGAAGCGGCGATGCACCATCTCCACGCCTGGTTCGTCAACCCGACGACGCGGATGAACCCGAACCTCGACCATGCGCAGGCGATCATCGGCGTGAACAGCGGCCGTGCGATCGGCGTGATCGACACGCTGCAGATCATCGAGGTCGCACGCGCCGCCGCGCTGTTCGCAAAGCGCGATGCACCCGGCTATGCGGCGATCCGCGCCGGCGTCGAGGGTTGGTTCGCCGACTATCTGAACTGGCTCACCACCTCACCCTTCGGCACCACCGAACGCGACGAGAAGAACAACCACGGTAGCTGCTGGCTGCTGCAGGCGGCGTCTTTCGCCGCATTGCTCGGTCGTGACGACGTGCTCAGGGATGCGCGGGGCCGGCTCCAAACCGTGATCATCCCGGCGCAGATCGAACCCGACGGCCGCCAGCCGCTCGAACTCGCGCGCACCAAGCCCTATGCCTATGCACTCTTCAATCTCGATGTCCTCGCCTCCTCGGCGTGGCTGCTTGGCGGCAGCAACCTGATCGGCTGGAAAACGCCCGACGGCCGCTCGATCGGCGGCGCGATCGCGTGGATGGCGCCGTTCATCGCGGACAAGACGAAATGGCCGCTGCCGCCCGACGTCGAATATTGGAACGGCTTCCCGGTGCGCCAGCCCAGCCTGCTCTTCGGCGGCCTCGCGCAGAAACGCAGCGACTGGCTGGATCTCTGGCAGCGCCTAAACCCCGATCCGGTGATCGGCGAGGTCGTGCGCAATTTCCCCGTCCGCCAGCCCCTGCTCTGGCTCTAG